The Nostoc sp. NIES-3756 DNA window ACTGACCAAAACATCTGGTTTCCATTGAGGAATTATATTTAACGCTTCTCGTGCTGTTCCTACAGCTTTGACTTCGGCTTGGCATTGGCTTAAAACTGTGGCAATAAAATCACGAGAATCAGACTCATCATCTACTACCAATACTCGCACCCCTGCTAATGAAGGACATAGAGGTAAGGGGGTAGGCAGTTGTACTTGTTTGCTTGGTTCAATATTTGCTGTTTTATTTTCTGATAGCAGTGGCAATTGGACGCTAAAAGTCGCGCCTTTTCCTTCACCTGGGCTATCTACATGAACAGTACCCCCATGTAACTCAACTAGATGGCGCACAATTGCTAAACCTAACCCTAAGCCGCCGTGGGATCTGGTGCTGGAACTATCAGCTTGGCGAAAGCGGTCAAAGACATAAGGTAAAAAGCTAGGATTAATTCCAATACCTGTATCTATGACTTGGATTTGTGCGTGGCTATTAGTAATTTTGGTGAGCTTAACTTCTACTTTGCCACCGGGGGGTGTAAATTTAATGGCATTAGTGAGTAAATTCCAAATAATTTGTTGTAAACGTTCTGGATCACCAGAAACTTGTAATGGTGGATTTTCTGTAACTGGATGGTTGAGAAAAAATGTTAATTCAATATCTTTGGCTTGAGCTGCTAGGTTAATATTTTCAATTGCTGTTTCAATAATAGGAATTAAGTTGCAAGTGCTAACATTCAGACGTAACTTGCCTCTAATCATCCGGGAAATATCTAGTAAATCTTCGATCAGTTTGGTTTGGGCTTTGGCGTTGCGTTCGATTGTTTCTAAGCCTTTTGCAGTTTGTGCTTCACTCAACTTACGGGACTGTAACAATTGCGCCCAGCCAAGGATAGCATTGAGGGGCGATCGCAATTCATGAGATAAGATAGCCAAAAACTCGTCTTTCACGCGATTGGCTTGTGTTAATTCCTCAGTTTGCCTTTGCAGGGAATTAATCAAATCGACTCTTTCCATTGCGATCGCAATTTGGTCGCAAACCGCCTGCATCATGCCTTTTTGATTTTCGGTAAAAGCAGTACGAGTGCGGCTACCAAAGGAAAGTGTCCCCAACAGCTTACCCTGAGCAATTAAGGGATAACAATAATAAGCATTAATACCAACAGAGCGAATTAGTTCAGTGCAAGGATCGGTTGATTGTTGGACATTCTCTACAGCAATAGAACAACGATTCTGTGCCACCTTTCCACATACAGCTTGCCCAAAACTTAACCACTTCATTTCTTGCGCTAGTTCTGAGGAAATTCCTGTATAGGAAGCTAAACGCATAACCCGAGAATTATCTTCTATTAGATAATTAAAATAAACATCCAGCCCAATTTGTTGTGCCAGTTTGCGGAAGCAACTATCAATCAGTGCTATTGGTTCTTGACTAGATAATAAATCGTTGGCTGTACTAAATAGTAGTTTTAGTCTTTCATAACCCAAAGACAAAGCTTTTTCTGCCTGCTTAATTTGAGTTATATCCTGAAATACTAATACACAGGTTGCTGAGTAACCGTGCATAGCTGGCAGAGTATCGGCAAAGATGAGTAAAGATAGTACTTTATCTTGAGTGTGCCAGTCTACTTCTAGCCCATGTAAACGCTCTCCCCTCGCCACCCGCACTCCTGGCATCTGATCGTTGGGGATGCGATTACCATTTGCATCTGTTAAATAATAGACAGTGTGATAATCTTCAGCTGGTACACCTGTTGGAAATTTACCTCCTGCTAATTCATCGGCAGCACGGTTGGCGAAGGTAACTATTGCTGTTTCTGGTTCAATAAACAGCAATGGTCTAGGCATAAGATTTAATACATCTTCTAGCCATTTCTGTTGGTTTCGCAGTATATCCTCTGTTTGTTTGCGTTGGGTAATATCTACAAAAGCACCAACACATCCTCTGGTTTTGCCTTCTTCATCAAACAGTGGGGCTACATACTCCAACAACTTGATAACTTGACCATTTTCATAAACTATATCCAACTCATAATCTAAAATTTCTACTCCGTGAGCAGCCGCATACTGCATTGGCAGTTCTTTTGGTAATAGTTCTTGACCGTCACGCAAGACCTTAAATGTTGTTGGTCTTTCTTGTAGCGGTGCGCTCAGTGAAGCGTTGGCATTTGGGGAAATCTGCAATTGTTTGGCAAAAGCCGGATTAATTTTAATACTTTGGCATTCTGGGTCTTCTGCTATACCAATGCCAATAGGGATTACTTCCAGTAAAGTTTGCAACTCAGCAACACGGCGTTGTAAATCTTGATTAAGTTGGAGGATTTTTTGTTGTGCTTGTTGGCGTTCGCTTAAATCTAGGACAAAAGCAACGCCTTCTTCTCGTTTTTCTCCGAACAATACAAAACCAACTAATACGGGAATGCGACTACCATCTTGACGGATATATTCTTTTTGGTATGGTGTACAAGCTCCTTGGGAGTTAGCCTGGGCTTCGGCAATAGCCTGCTCATCTAAATAGAGATACTCTGGTGGTGTGAGATCATTCCATCTAAGTTCCCCCGTCATTAATTCCGCTTGAGAGTAACCAACCAGCTCTAAAAATGCGTCGTTTGCTTGTTGGATACCTCCGTAAATATCAGTAAATGTAATACCAATAATGTTGGCATCGACAAGGGTTGTCAATTTTTCTTCATAAGCTCTCAGGGTTTCCTGCGCGCGATCGCGTTGCTGGCTCAGAAGTTCTATAACTACCGCATTTTGCCAGATAATAATGGCAAAGATGACAATTAAAATTACGGCAAATGCCGAGACAGCAAAGGCTGGGTTATATCTTCCTGTTCTTTGTCCTTCTAGTATTAACCAACCGAGCAGTAAAGGTAAGGCGATCGCAGCTATTAGTAAGCGGCGTGCAATCTTACCGCCATAGCCATCGCTTAATACTATCTTCATTAGCCCTTTCTCTGCCCACCCAGACAAAATGCCAATACACAGCACTATAAATAATAATGCTGTCTGCCAAGTCATAGATGTAACAGTAGCGCTAATTGTATAGAAAATTTCTACTTTATAGGCTATATCTATAACTACCTGCAAGGAAATCACAGTGGCGATCAGTGTTAGTATCTGCCCATACCAATAACTGCGATGACTTCGCGGATGAATTAGCAATTCTAAAGCTATACCTATCAATAAGAAGTTAATTGCTGTATTCAGCCTCATCTGGAGGGGAGGTGATAGGGGAAAATTACCCAACAGCAGTTTATCAATTCCTAAATTCCACCCAAATAAATATTGACTAATTGTTAATACTGCAATGATGGTGACAGAAATTGTCAAAATTCTCGACAAATTTCTATCTAATTTTCCACTCAGATAGGAATTTGTTTCTCCTAAGCGTTTAGTTACTAACAGCCATACCAAAGTACCGCAAAGTATAAAGCACAATGCTGTATTCGGTGACATGGTAACTTGATTACTCAAAAAAAAGGCTGAAAAAATTTTTAAATCAAGCAACCAACCAACTAATATTAAGCCACTCACTAATGTAGCGATCGCACTTGCTACTTTTGCCACTAGTGAACTGTGCATATTTCCCAGCCGCAAGTGGTTTACTTCTAACATGGATAATTTGGTAACTTTCTTTACTTAGAATTTGAATATGCTTTATGAATTTATGCTTTTTGGGGATATAATTATTAAAACTACTATCCAACGGATTAATTTACATCTATCTATATATAGATTTTATTGCAGATGTATACCAAAGAGCATAAGGTATCAATATTTAATTAACTTTCATAAATTACAAATTTACAAAAGTCAAAAATTATTTCTTAATTAAAAAATATTAATTACTAAATTGCCTTGATATTTTTCTTTGTCTCTATGTGCTTTTTTGCCAAATATTTTCTAATCGCACAGACACAGCAGAAAGTTATAGTAACAAATTTATGTGGCAAAAGTTACACACATTAGGCGAGCGTAAATTGTGTTATGAAATTAAAAATCTGACTAATTTGTTATAACGGAATAAAATTTTAATAATTTATACTTCGGAATTTACTATGAATTATAAAATAATTTTGGTATACTACAGAATACTAAGTCCAAAAATTAAACTTTTGGATTACCTAGTTACTCATCAAGTCACTTTGCTACGGAGGATTAACTGCAAACACTTAAAACTAAAAGGAATAGACGGCAGTTTAGCATATCTGTCGATTTTTACACCGATGACATGAAGATGTAACATCAAACAACAGAAATGCGTACAGCACAAATTAAATCAAATATATGTAAAATACATGCGATTTTAATAAATTGAAAATTTTGTTAATTTTGATACAAAAAGTTATTAATATTTAAAAGCAATACTAGTAAATTTTTAGTTTTTTAGGTTTAGTCAAAACAATATCCAGTATTATCAAAAAAACTGGCAGTGGGATGTGGTGTAAAAATCAACAGAGGAGTGAAAACATGGATTTACGTAGGGATGCCTTGCAAATCCTCAAAGAAACTAGTCGAACTTTTTATATACCAATTAGTATTTTACCCCCAGGATTACAAGAGGCAGTCGCGTCAGCGTACCTGTGTATGCGTGCCATAGATGAAATTGAAGACCATCCCACCTTAGATAACCCCACAAAGGCAAAACTGCTGCATTCGATTAGCTTAACCTTACAAGCCGGGGTTGATGGTTTTCCTGTTGATGCTTTCACATCTGGTTTTAGCGGTTACGAGAATACCTTAGAAGAAGTCACCATGAGGATTCGAGAATGGTCTCTGCTAGCACCAGAAACAATTGCACCGCGAATCTGGGATGCTACAGCAGCAATGTCAGACCGTATGGCTTATTGGGCAGTTAACAATTGGAAAGTGCAGACAGAATCTGACTTAGACCGTTACACCTTTGGTGTTGCAGGTGCAGTCGGGTTGCTACTTTCAGATTTGTGGACTTGGTACGATGGCACACAAACCAACCGGACTTTAGCAATTGGTTTTGGTAGAGGTTTGCAAGCAGTCAATATCTTGCGTAACCATGTGGAAGACTCACAACGCGGAGTCAGCTTCTTTCCCCAAGGTTGGAATGCAGCAAATATGCAGGAATATGCTCTGCGTAATCTCGCCCTAGCAGATGCTTACACCCAAGCCTTACCTGATGGGCCTGCACTCAACTTTTGCCAAATCCCCTTGACATTAGCACACGGTACTGTTGATGCGATCGCTAACGGTAAAGAAAAACTTA harbors:
- a CDS encoding PAS domain-containing hybrid sensor histidine kinase/response regulator, translated to MLEVNHLRLGNMHSSLVAKVASAIATLVSGLILVGWLLDLKIFSAFFLSNQVTMSPNTALCFILCGTLVWLLVTKRLGETNSYLSGKLDRNLSRILTISVTIIAVLTISQYLFGWNLGIDKLLLGNFPLSPPLQMRLNTAINFLLIGIALELLIHPRSHRSYWYGQILTLIATVISLQVVIDIAYKVEIFYTISATVTSMTWQTALLFIVLCIGILSGWAEKGLMKIVLSDGYGGKIARRLLIAAIALPLLLGWLILEGQRTGRYNPAFAVSAFAVILIVIFAIIIWQNAVVIELLSQQRDRAQETLRAYEEKLTTLVDANIIGITFTDIYGGIQQANDAFLELVGYSQAELMTGELRWNDLTPPEYLYLDEQAIAEAQANSQGACTPYQKEYIRQDGSRIPVLVGFVLFGEKREEGVAFVLDLSERQQAQQKILQLNQDLQRRVAELQTLLEVIPIGIGIAEDPECQSIKINPAFAKQLQISPNANASLSAPLQERPTTFKVLRDGQELLPKELPMQYAAAHGVEILDYELDIVYENGQVIKLLEYVAPLFDEEGKTRGCVGAFVDITQRKQTEDILRNQQKWLEDVLNLMPRPLLFIEPETAIVTFANRAADELAGGKFPTGVPAEDYHTVYYLTDANGNRIPNDQMPGVRVARGERLHGLEVDWHTQDKVLSLLIFADTLPAMHGYSATCVLVFQDITQIKQAEKALSLGYERLKLLFSTANDLLSSQEPIALIDSCFRKLAQQIGLDVYFNYLIEDNSRVMRLASYTGISSELAQEMKWLSFGQAVCGKVAQNRCSIAVENVQQSTDPCTELIRSVGINAYYCYPLIAQGKLLGTLSFGSRTRTAFTENQKGMMQAVCDQIAIAMERVDLINSLQRQTEELTQANRVKDEFLAILSHELRSPLNAILGWAQLLQSRKLSEAQTAKGLETIERNAKAQTKLIEDLLDISRMIRGKLRLNVSTCNLIPIIETAIENINLAAQAKDIELTFFLNHPVTENPPLQVSGDPERLQQIIWNLLTNAIKFTPPGGKVEVKLTKITNSHAQIQVIDTGIGINPSFLPYVFDRFRQADSSSTRSHGGLGLGLAIVRHLVELHGGTVHVDSPGEGKGATFSVQLPLLSENKTANIEPSKQVQLPTPLPLCPSLAGVRVLVVDDESDSRDFIATVLSQCQAEVKAVGTAREALNIIPQWKPDVLVSDIGMPQEDGYALIRQLRQQPLEQGGNIPAAALTAYARAEDRTRAIQEGFQLHLPKPIEPTELATVVASLIKRG
- a CDS encoding squalene/phytoene synthase family protein, translating into MDLRRDALQILKETSRTFYIPISILPPGLQEAVASAYLCMRAIDEIEDHPTLDNPTKAKLLHSISLTLQAGVDGFPVDAFTSGFSGYENTLEEVTMRIREWSLLAPETIAPRIWDATAAMSDRMAYWAVNNWKVQTESDLDRYTFGVAGAVGLLLSDLWTWYDGTQTNRTLAIGFGRGLQAVNILRNHVEDSQRGVSFFPQGWNAANMQEYALRNLALADAYTQALPDGPALNFCQIPLTLAHGTVDAIANGKEKLSRSDVMALLEQINGLNLKAG